Part of the Gorilla gorilla gorilla isolate KB3781 chromosome Y, NHGRI_mGorGor1-v2.1_pri, whole genome shotgun sequence genome is shown below.
GCACACAGGCACGGGTGTGCACACGTTCCCattccatctcccttctggctccccatccatctgctgACAACTTCCCCTCAATGAAACCTTGCACttattctccaagcccacgtgtgagcCAATTCTTCAGGTACACCAAGGCAGGAAACCCCGGGATCCAGAAAGCCTTCTGTTTTTGCAGTAAGGCAGAGTGTCTTATTGAGCTAACACAAGCCGCCTACAGATGGATAAACTAAATTAACACCGTATAACACATGGCCGCTGGGgattcaggagctgtaaacatccaCCCCTAGATGCTGCCTGGGATCGGAGCCCCACAACCTGTCCTCATTGCTCGCCCCGGAGGCCGGGCAGGAACCTCTGCCAAAGCTTCTACCTCAGCCGCTGGCAGGCCATGCGGCCTGGGGCATTCACGGAGCTCCAACGAGTCTGTTACTGGCTGGGGAGTGCTGGCGCCAGGGCATGGCTGTGCCCGCTgatcctcctcctgcctctccaTGTCAGACTTCTCCTCGACCACCACCTGGACCACTGCCACGATATCGTCCACAGCAGCACCTTCTCCTCCCCCTAGGGCGCCTCCACGCTCCGTGCCCCGGCTGCCCTCTCCAGCAGAGCCTCCAATTTGAACGGGGTACACTGTCCGCTCCACGTCTGTGTAAGTATATccttaaaatatacttaaaaaaacaaaaaaaaacttaaaagcgttcccatttctccacatcctctccaacatctgttgttccctcacttttttaatgatcgccattctaactggcatgagatggtatctcattgtattcGCAaggtcatggatgaagctggaaaccatcatactaagcaaactatcacaaggacagaaaaccaaacaccgcatgttctcactgataagtgagagttgaacaatgagaacacatggacacagggcagggaacatcacccACCGAGGCCGGTCACGGGGGTTGGGGGTTGAGGGAGGAATagcatttggagaaatacctaatgtaaatgacgagttgatgggggCAGCAAACAAACATGGAAC
Proteins encoded:
- the LOC129530252 gene encoding proline-rich protein, Y-linked; this encodes MRRRSPSGLKSPAVHQGRKPRDPESLLFLQCCLGSEPHNLSSLLAPEAGQEPLPKLLPQPLAGHAAWGIHGAPTSLLLAGECWRQGMAVPADPPPASPCQTSPRPPPGPLPRYRPQQHLLLPLGRLHAPCPGCPLQQSLQFERGTLSAPRLWYLIVFARSWMKLETIILSKLSQGQKTKHRMFSLISES